The Pseudomonas fluorescens genome includes a window with the following:
- a CDS encoding dermonecrotic toxin domain-containing protein, whose protein sequence is MLTETTPLLFPEVLHAHRLDELTATHGLTQADLDWLQHIALPDHTQRAAQTPPMLAETILLQADEKPPIALAGCFVLSASSNSSKTSTHPAFLYTPSGGIKKFDNLASLDEQIDQMRRDTAQRDDLFRLLSISQRSELNSTTDIRQTRQLIEEDVFKTQLESIEHAQRLNALAMVNELIKLPSLRSMLDQVLNEALPDLDHRQIRVAFSKGAYPGNPRAIQVTESLPLSDAILGYFHHQGWPVGHDIDLTHPGTPASSYSPQRWENIIKDIARKLIPTLIGCIDAFWENTTTHFYMSRRKLLSQVIHDRLWATILVEREKRQLTEEQSRELLRLFRPSRRDETLLFIETIRLWEYEPHFVELAGSLMISAKGNYLYTPMQGLQKIDNPPGFKAALFGNPASTAQKEALYSLLSLEERNRFLRFDEPQISGKPLDLPVPESLANAIIEKQKNNFHYALEMSRQGDVDIHALIDKALDIRTFINKSLLDPPTAGHWGTHPAFHGSLRPSNFMADQMQRKVKSYTDVEAAFDSLFTRLPTSHNVSLHNGLRQLLAELTNVFSLGIRAEAELRALNASLPSIANDLIRTVFAYDSEYPDRAQRIGVRGFRPDVYSLTLACSEEDRTVYLPLANCFLLTERGGLDTPYSGMAILWTPADGLQAFSSVDVATQQLNRHLLDSRKRFGLLANLTPAQRQPHGRYQLQAYELIEDNVLVNRMSSFIKHFEAEHAYLSTLKAGSWQLTGKALSRSLQALLDKGAPTNLKRATHIARANKQQQQLPAWLGTAALDDQRLHVELLEQYKNSVVDGKDYLDGIEPLRTYVRNKLKALLSARFAANNLDPDTLQITPNLAIVGPASSLTDFAMHHIEVTREGFKVSSTSTQKLPDGLNEITVRQMLSSLNISTDFKNQVAQKLSGPTAQARQRKTAFRQQMPWQLLQYAHARYLQQHLSPLAFDLIRQVVDMPDAVARKAVEGANAFIRPLELIKTGGAVPVKAQGLYLIGSSVDATSPQVLYSPYHEGEHFTEFKDEASVIAAFNTPGILQNLLIRRLPEHQQATFRHLFAATVGQRSEITLASNPIQTNLFDTLFDDNAALLSDMLSAQTNEKRQFDWETVLHLFSSGIKSVGRQLSGKLTFIETLWESYQDFKTSAEALQQHDWKTGLHDFIAGAAEMVSLGLMNREDTFGLLDPIEPLSQGATLANRWKDIASTARIRTDLSVFEAMGISLSDLQPDLIDGTYKALENGRLYIPLAGKVFQVAKAGQTWRIVHEHAEGPLLRKSPDDRTWELDPQRQTIRFGKAGSKMAVTYSDFKAKGSLNIEAKGMAEIRRKYPHRANAIVQALETARFYSFNALHNLAQFKRQPLAGSRLDNFMRLFFGVDSVDARLISKIETAISPICRALADPSWAQQNADRIVIGNLKHMEDRATAFVLEPAAVGRIYITQFFFDMGLDWYKAVVPEFFNVDAHAQGATLIHEISHQLFNTFDIIYLDAALPFLDLISTATYAGKLRYDEQRDLQLNGLSLTTPKSKLFTQWDSTDNTYKKLELLPGYSQITREILKITGARTMDNARDDFLDSILPDKRIDVILRNADSLTLLICELGRQLDPTPPRKTTVP, encoded by the coding sequence ATGCTCACTGAAACCACGCCACTTTTATTTCCCGAGGTATTGCACGCCCATCGCCTGGACGAATTGACCGCAACCCACGGACTGACGCAGGCAGACCTCGACTGGTTGCAGCACATCGCCCTGCCCGACCACACCCAGCGCGCAGCGCAGACACCCCCGATGCTCGCCGAAACCATTCTGTTGCAAGCCGATGAAAAACCGCCCATTGCACTGGCCGGCTGCTTTGTCCTCAGCGCCTCGTCGAACAGCAGCAAGACCAGCACCCACCCGGCGTTCCTCTACACGCCAAGTGGCGGCATAAAAAAGTTCGACAACCTGGCATCCCTCGACGAGCAGATTGACCAGATGCGCCGGGACACTGCGCAACGCGACGACCTGTTTCGTCTCTTGTCGATCTCCCAACGCAGCGAACTGAACAGCACCACCGACATCAGGCAGACCCGGCAACTCATCGAAGAGGATGTTTTCAAGACCCAGCTCGAATCCATCGAGCACGCCCAGCGTCTCAATGCCCTGGCCATGGTGAATGAACTGATCAAATTGCCCTCGTTAAGATCGATGCTTGACCAGGTATTGAACGAGGCGCTGCCAGACCTGGATCATCGACAGATCCGCGTGGCCTTCAGCAAGGGGGCTTACCCAGGAAATCCAAGGGCCATCCAGGTGACCGAAAGCCTTCCACTGAGCGATGCCATCCTGGGCTATTTCCATCATCAGGGCTGGCCTGTCGGGCATGACATCGATCTGACTCACCCGGGTACGCCCGCATCGTCCTACAGCCCGCAGCGATGGGAAAACATCATAAAAGACATTGCCAGGAAACTGATTCCAACGCTTATCGGTTGCATTGATGCCTTCTGGGAGAACACGACGACCCACTTTTATATGTCTCGGCGCAAACTGCTTTCCCAAGTCATCCACGACAGACTCTGGGCAACCATCCTGGTCGAGCGGGAAAAAAGACAACTGACGGAGGAACAGAGTCGTGAACTGCTCCGATTGTTCAGGCCCTCCCGCCGGGACGAAACACTGCTGTTCATCGAAACGATTCGCCTCTGGGAATATGAGCCGCACTTTGTAGAACTTGCAGGTTCCTTGATGATCAGCGCCAAAGGCAACTATCTCTACACCCCCATGCAGGGTCTTCAGAAGATAGACAACCCTCCAGGTTTCAAGGCTGCGCTGTTCGGCAACCCCGCAAGCACCGCACAAAAGGAAGCGCTCTATAGCCTGCTGAGCCTGGAAGAGCGCAACCGTTTCCTGCGCTTTGACGAGCCACAGATTTCGGGCAAGCCGCTGGATTTGCCAGTGCCCGAATCCCTGGCGAACGCCATCATCGAAAAACAGAAGAATAACTTTCATTACGCACTGGAAATGTCTCGCCAGGGCGATGTCGACATCCACGCGCTCATCGACAAGGCGTTGGATATACGCACCTTCATCAATAAAAGCCTGTTGGACCCGCCTACTGCCGGACACTGGGGGACTCATCCCGCTTTTCATGGAAGTCTGCGCCCGTCCAACTTCATGGCTGATCAGATGCAAAGAAAGGTCAAGAGCTACACCGATGTCGAAGCCGCTTTCGATAGCCTCTTTACCCGGTTGCCGACCTCCCACAACGTTTCGCTGCACAATGGGCTCCGGCAATTACTGGCTGAACTGACCAATGTTTTTTCCTTGGGGATACGGGCCGAGGCCGAACTCAGGGCACTTAACGCGAGCCTGCCGTCGATTGCCAATGACCTGATCAGAACGGTTTTTGCCTACGACTCAGAATACCCGGACCGTGCCCAACGGATCGGCGTCCGGGGCTTCCGGCCGGATGTCTATTCGTTGACGCTGGCCTGTAGCGAAGAAGACCGAACGGTTTATCTGCCCCTTGCCAACTGTTTTTTATTAACTGAGCGCGGAGGCCTCGATACCCCCTATTCGGGTATGGCCATCCTGTGGACGCCCGCCGATGGCTTGCAGGCGTTTTCGTCCGTAGATGTTGCGACCCAGCAATTGAATCGGCACCTGCTCGATTCCCGAAAACGCTTTGGTTTGCTCGCCAACCTCACCCCGGCCCAACGCCAACCTCATGGACGCTATCAACTCCAGGCATATGAACTGATCGAGGACAACGTGCTGGTGAATCGGATGAGTTCGTTCATCAAACACTTTGAGGCCGAGCATGCTTATCTGAGCACCTTGAAAGCCGGAAGCTGGCAACTGACCGGCAAGGCTCTGTCGAGAAGCCTTCAGGCATTGCTGGACAAAGGCGCGCCGACCAATCTCAAGCGCGCCACCCACATTGCCCGGGCCAATAAGCAGCAACAGCAACTCCCCGCCTGGCTCGGTACGGCGGCACTTGACGATCAACGCCTGCACGTCGAGTTGCTTGAGCAATATAAAAACAGCGTGGTCGATGGCAAGGACTATCTGGACGGTATCGAGCCGCTGCGCACCTATGTGCGTAATAAATTGAAAGCACTGCTGAGCGCACGCTTCGCTGCAAACAACCTTGACCCCGACACCCTCCAGATCACACCAAACCTCGCCATAGTCGGACCGGCCAGTTCGCTAACCGACTTCGCCATGCATCACATCGAAGTGACTCGGGAGGGATTCAAGGTTTCTTCAACGTCCACGCAGAAACTGCCGGACGGCCTGAACGAGATCACCGTCAGGCAGATGCTGTCCTCGTTGAATATCTCGACCGATTTTAAAAATCAGGTGGCGCAGAAACTGTCCGGCCCCACTGCCCAGGCCCGGCAAAGAAAAACGGCCTTCCGCCAACAAATGCCCTGGCAGTTGCTGCAATACGCTCACGCACGTTATCTGCAACAACACCTCTCCCCCTTGGCCTTTGATTTGATTCGCCAGGTGGTGGACATGCCCGATGCCGTCGCTCGCAAAGCCGTTGAGGGTGCCAACGCGTTTATTCGCCCGCTGGAGTTGATCAAGACCGGTGGTGCAGTGCCGGTCAAAGCGCAAGGGCTCTACTTGATCGGCTCGAGCGTCGATGCGACAAGTCCTCAGGTCCTGTATTCGCCCTACCACGAGGGGGAGCACTTCACCGAATTCAAGGATGAAGCGAGTGTCATTGCCGCATTCAATACGCCAGGGATACTTCAGAACCTGCTGATTCGCCGGCTTCCCGAGCACCAGCAGGCCACATTCAGGCACCTGTTCGCCGCCACCGTCGGGCAGCGATCGGAAATCACCCTGGCCTCGAACCCTATCCAGACCAACCTGTTCGACACATTGTTCGACGACAACGCAGCATTGTTATCGGACATGCTGAGCGCACAAACCAATGAAAAACGACAGTTTGACTGGGAAACGGTCCTGCACCTGTTCAGCTCCGGCATCAAGTCAGTGGGGAGGCAACTGTCGGGCAAACTGACTTTTATCGAAACGCTTTGGGAAAGCTACCAGGACTTCAAGACTTCAGCCGAAGCGTTGCAGCAGCATGACTGGAAAACAGGCCTGCACGATTTTATCGCCGGCGCTGCCGAGATGGTGTCGCTGGGCCTGATGAATCGCGAGGATACATTCGGTCTTCTCGATCCCATTGAACCGCTTTCGCAAGGCGCTACGTTGGCCAATCGCTGGAAGGACATCGCTTCCACCGCCCGGATCCGAACCGACTTGAGCGTTTTCGAGGCCATGGGTATCAGCCTGTCGGATCTGCAACCAGACCTGATCGACGGCACCTACAAGGCACTGGAAAACGGCAGGCTCTATATCCCCCTTGCCGGCAAAGTCTTCCAAGTAGCGAAAGCCGGCCAAACCTGGCGAATCGTGCATGAGCACGCAGAGGGGCCGTTATTGAGAAAGTCGCCTGACGACCGGACATGGGAACTCGATCCACAACGCCAGACCATACGCTTCGGCAAAGCCGGATCGAAAATGGCCGTCACCTACAGCGACTTCAAGGCCAAGGGCTCACTGAATATCGAAGCAAAGGGCATGGCTGAGATACGCAGGAAATATCCGCACCGTGCAAACGCAATTGTGCAGGCACTGGAGACCGCGAGGTTCTATTCATTCAACGCCCTTCACAACCTTGCTCAATTCAAGCGACAACCACTTGCGGGCTCTCGGCTGGATAATTTCATGAGGTTGTTTTTTGGGGTCGACAGCGTCGACGCTCGTCTTATCAGCAAGATAGAGACGGCGATCTCGCCCATATGCCGGGCATTGGCCGATCCATCCTGGGCGCAACAGAATGCCGACCGCATCGTGATCGGCAACCTCAAGCACATGGAAGATCGAGCAACCGCCTTCGTACTCGAGCCGGCAGCCGTCGGAAGAATCTATATCACGCAGTTTTTCTTCGACATGGGTTTGGACTGGTACAAGGCCGTCGTACCCGAGTTCTTCAATGTCGATGCGCATGCCCAGGGAGCGACCCTCATCCACGAAATTTCCCATCAGTTGTTCAATACGTTCGACATCATCTACCTGGACGCCGCGTTGCCATTTCTCGATTTGATTTCAACAGCGACTTACGCCGGAAAGTTGCGATACGACGAGCAAAGGGACCTGCAACTCAACGGGCTTTCATTGACCACACCAAAGTCAAAACTGTTCACGCAGTGGGACAGCACGGATAACACTTACAAGAAGCTGGAGCTGTTGCCTGGATACAGTCAAATCACCCGGGAAATCCTGAAGATTACTGGCGCCAGAACCATGGATAACGCTCGCGATGATTTTCTCGATTCGATTTTGCCGGACAAGCGCATCGACGTCATACTTCGCAACGCCGACTCGCTCACACTCTTGATTTGTGAATTGGGACGCCAACTCGACCCCACTCCACCACGGAAAACTACCGTGCCATGA
- a CDS encoding Ldh family oxidoreductase: MSVPSDHAASCTLSFDALVSLLEKIFLRHGTSTEVARCLAENCAGAERDGAHSHGVFRIPGYVSTLDSGWVNGKAVPMVEDVASGFVAVDACNGFAQPALAAARPLLVAKARSAGIAVLAIRNSHHFAALWPDVEPFAYEGLVALSVVNSMTCVVPHGADRPLFGTNPIAFAAPRADGEPIVFDLATSAIAHGDVQIAARKGELLPPGMGVDSLGQPTRDPKAILEGGALLPFGGHKGSALSMMVELLAAALTGGNFSFEFDWHNHPGAKTPWTGQLLIVIDPSKTAGQNFAERSQELVRQMHGVGLRRLPGDRRHRERSKSNEHGISLDEQTLAQLRELAGG, from the coding sequence ATGTCTGTGCCATCCGATCATGCCGCTTCTTGCACCTTGTCTTTCGATGCTCTGGTGAGCTTGCTGGAGAAAATTTTCCTGCGTCATGGCACGTCGACCGAAGTCGCTCGGTGCCTGGCTGAAAACTGCGCCGGGGCCGAGCGCGACGGCGCCCACAGCCATGGGGTGTTTCGCATTCCCGGTTATGTCTCGACACTCGACAGCGGGTGGGTCAACGGCAAGGCCGTGCCGATGGTCGAGGACGTCGCTTCAGGGTTTGTCGCGGTGGACGCCTGCAACGGGTTCGCCCAGCCCGCCCTGGCCGCGGCGCGTCCATTGCTGGTGGCGAAGGCCCGCAGTGCCGGTATCGCCGTCCTGGCCATTCGCAACTCCCATCACTTTGCCGCCCTCTGGCCGGATGTCGAGCCGTTCGCTTATGAAGGCCTGGTGGCGTTGAGTGTGGTCAACAGCATGACGTGTGTGGTGCCCCATGGCGCGGATCGCCCATTGTTCGGCACCAACCCCATTGCCTTCGCCGCACCACGGGCTGACGGTGAGCCGATTGTCTTCGACCTCGCCACCAGCGCCATTGCCCACGGCGACGTACAGATTGCTGCACGCAAGGGCGAGTTGTTGCCACCAGGAATGGGCGTGGACAGCCTCGGCCAGCCGACCCGCGACCCCAAGGCGATTCTCGAAGGTGGAGCGCTCTTGCCTTTTGGCGGGCACAAGGGCTCGGCGCTGTCGATGATGGTCGAGTTGCTAGCGGCTGCCCTGACTGGCGGCAATTTCTCCTTCGAGTTCGACTGGCACAACCATCCGGGCGCCAAGACCCCGTGGACCGGTCAGTTGTTGATCGTGATCGACCCGAGCAAGACCGCCGGGCAAAACTTCGCCGAGCGCAGCCAGGAACTGGTCAGGCAGATGCATGGCGTCGGGTTGCGGCGCTTGCCGGGAGACCGTCGCCATCGCGAACGCAGCAAATCCAATGAGCATGGGATTAGCTTGGACGAACAGACCCTGGCGCAGTTGCGCGAGTTGGCAGGGGGTTGA
- a CDS encoding GntR family transcriptional regulator, giving the protein MSKPGQTVLVALRKMIASGELAAGERLMEIPTAELFGVSRMPVRMAFRTLEQEGLLVRFGGRGFQVRSVSAEQIAGAVEVRGVLEGLAARQTAEHGLSEEARAILEQCLAQGDELFAKGYVTEDDLEVYHDLNMRFHQVIVEGSHNPAIADALARNDHLPFASVTALAVDRQNMAGEFRRFNYAHMQHHSVFDALINRQSGRAEAIMREHANATLRYAEVFGSTLADERMTVILRSE; this is encoded by the coding sequence ATGAGTAAGCCCGGCCAAACGGTGCTGGTTGCGCTGCGCAAGATGATCGCCTCGGGCGAGTTGGCCGCTGGCGAGCGTCTGATGGAAATACCCACGGCCGAGTTGTTCGGCGTATCGCGCATGCCGGTGCGCATGGCGTTCCGCACCCTGGAGCAGGAAGGGTTGCTGGTGCGCTTCGGCGGACGAGGTTTCCAGGTGCGTTCGGTCAGTGCCGAACAGATCGCCGGGGCCGTGGAGGTGCGTGGCGTGCTGGAGGGCCTGGCAGCACGGCAGACGGCCGAGCACGGTTTATCTGAAGAGGCCCGTGCGATACTCGAGCAATGCCTGGCGCAGGGCGATGAACTGTTCGCCAAGGGTTATGTGACCGAGGATGACCTGGAGGTCTATCACGACCTCAACATGCGCTTTCACCAGGTGATCGTCGAAGGCAGCCACAACCCGGCGATTGCCGATGCCCTGGCCCGCAACGATCATCTGCCATTCGCCTCAGTCACCGCCCTGGCTGTGGATCGCCAGAACATGGCCGGCGAATTTCGCCGCTTCAACTATGCCCATATGCAACACCATTCGGTGTTCGACGCCTTGATCAACCGCCAGAGCGGCCGCGCCGAGGCAATCATGCGCGAGCATGCCAACGCGACCCTGCGCTACGCCGAAGTGTTCGGCTCGACACTGGCTGACGAGCGGATGACGGTGATTCTCCGTTCGGAGTGA
- a CDS encoding PDR/VanB family oxidoreductase: MIEVQVAARHNEALDICSYELTRVDGEPLPAFTAGAHIDVHLPGGLIRQYSLCNHPQERHRYLIGVLKDPASRGGSRSLHELIQPGMRLHISEPRNLFALAPQARRSLLFAGGIGITPILCMAEHLAQSGAAFELHYCARARDRAAFVERLRQAPYADRVFLHFDEEPETLLDAARMLAAPSDDVHLYVCGPGGFMQHVLDTAKSQGWQEACLHREYFAAAPTDTRADGSFSVKLARSGQVFDVPADCSVVQALERHGIEIPISCEQGVCGTCLTRVLEGVPEHRDMFLTEAEQACNDQFTPCCSRSKTPVLVLDL; this comes from the coding sequence ATGATCGAAGTCCAGGTCGCGGCGCGACACAACGAAGCCCTCGATATCTGCAGCTACGAATTGACGCGTGTCGATGGCGAGCCGCTGCCGGCCTTCACCGCCGGCGCCCATATTGATGTGCACTTGCCCGGCGGGCTGATTCGCCAGTACTCGCTGTGCAACCATCCCCAGGAGCGGCATCGCTACCTCATCGGCGTGCTCAAGGATCCGGCGTCCCGCGGTGGTTCGCGCAGCCTGCATGAGCTGATCCAGCCAGGCATGCGTTTGCACATCAGCGAGCCGCGTAACCTGTTCGCTCTCGCCCCGCAAGCCCGGCGCAGCCTGCTGTTTGCCGGCGGCATCGGCATTACGCCGATCCTGTGCATGGCCGAGCACCTGGCCCAGAGCGGTGCCGCGTTCGAGCTGCATTACTGCGCCCGCGCCCGCGACCGCGCGGCCTTTGTCGAGCGCCTGCGCCAGGCGCCTTATGCCGACCGGGTCTTCCTGCATTTCGATGAAGAACCGGAAACCCTGCTGGACGCCGCCAGGATGCTGGCCGCGCCGAGTGACGATGTGCACCTCTACGTCTGCGGCCCCGGCGGGTTCATGCAACACGTCCTCGACACCGCCAAAAGCCAGGGCTGGCAGGAAGCCTGCCTGCACCGCGAATACTTTGCCGCCGCCCCTACCGACACCCGTGCCGATGGCAGTTTTTCGGTCAAGCTGGCCCGCAGCGGCCAAGTGTTCGACGTGCCGGCGGACTGCAGTGTGGTGCAGGCGCTGGAGCGCCATGGCATCGAGATCCCGATCTCGTGCGAACAAGGGGTCTGCGGCACCTGCCTGACCCGCGTGCTGGAAGGTGTACCAGAGCATCGGGACATGTTCCTGACCGAGGCTGAACAGGCCTGCAACGACCAGTTCACGCCGTGCTGCTCCAGGTCGAAAACCCCGGTACTGGTGCTGGATCTCTGA
- a CDS encoding aromatic ring-hydroxylating oxygenase subunit alpha, with amino-acid sequence MYPKNAWYVACTPDEIADKPLGRQICGEKMVFYRGHEGKVAAVEDFCPHRGAPLSLGYVENGNLVCGYHGLVMGCDGKTVEMPGQRVRGFPCNKTFAVQERHGFIWVWPGDQAQADPALIHHLEWAESDEWAYGGGLFHIQCDYRLMIDNLMDLTHETYVHASSIGQKEIDEAPPVTTVDGDEVVTARHMENIMAPPFWRMALRGNNLADDVPVDRWQICRFTPPSHVLIEVGVAHAGNGGYHAAPQFKASSIVVDFITPETETSIWYFWGMARHFQPQDEALTASIREGQGKIFSEDLEMLERQQRNLLDHPQRNLLKLNIDAGGVQSRRVLERWIAREREAQAGLIASSHQPQQVEQRP; translated from the coding sequence ATGTACCCCAAAAATGCCTGGTACGTTGCCTGCACCCCCGATGAAATCGCCGACAAGCCCCTGGGTCGCCAGATCTGTGGTGAGAAGATGGTTTTTTACCGGGGGCATGAAGGCAAGGTCGCGGCGGTGGAAGACTTCTGCCCCCATCGCGGCGCCCCGCTCTCCTTGGGTTATGTCGAAAACGGCAACCTGGTGTGCGGCTATCACGGCTTGGTGATGGGCTGCGACGGCAAGACCGTCGAGATGCCGGGGCAACGGGTGCGAGGCTTCCCTTGCAACAAGACTTTTGCAGTACAGGAACGGCATGGGTTCATCTGGGTCTGGCCCGGAGACCAGGCGCAGGCCGACCCGGCGCTGATCCATCATCTGGAATGGGCTGAAAGCGATGAATGGGCCTACGGTGGCGGCCTGTTCCATATCCAGTGCGACTATCGCCTGATGATCGACAACCTGATGGACCTGACCCACGAAACCTACGTCCACGCCTCGAGCATCGGCCAGAAGGAAATCGACGAGGCGCCGCCAGTGACCACGGTCGATGGCGATGAAGTGGTCACCGCCCGGCACATGGAAAACATCATGGCCCCGCCGTTCTGGCGCATGGCCTTGCGCGGCAACAATCTGGCCGATGACGTGCCAGTGGATCGCTGGCAGATCTGCCGTTTCACCCCGCCCAGCCATGTGCTGATCGAAGTCGGCGTGGCCCATGCCGGCAACGGCGGTTATCACGCCGCGCCGCAATTCAAGGCGTCGAGCATCGTGGTGGATTTCATTACGCCAGAAACCGAGACGTCGATCTGGTACTTCTGGGGCATGGCCCGGCACTTCCAACCGCAGGATGAAGCCCTCACCGCGTCCATTCGCGAAGGCCAAGGCAAGATTTTCAGCGAAGACCTGGAAATGCTCGAACGCCAACAGCGCAACCTGCTGGACCATCCGCAACGCAACTTACTCAAACTCAACATCGACGCAGGCGGCGTACAGTCCCGCCGGGTGCTGGAGCGCTGGATCGCACGAGAACGGGAAGCACAGGCCGGGTTGATCGCCAGCAGCCATCAACCACAACAGGTGGAGCAACGGCCATGA
- a CDS encoding LysR substrate-binding domain-containing protein, with protein sequence MNLRQLEAFRAVILGQTVTRAAEMLHISQPAATRLIASLEEDIGFSLFDRVKGRLQPTAEAMTLYQEVQRSLLGVERIARTAQDIRTLKRGSLHIACAPAMGLSFVPRAIAAFMAEHDQVQISLVVHSSREVVDLVVGQRCDLGLIVLPNTYPSPRAEKLLATRMLCALPAGHRLQDQATIRPEDLQGEPFISYPQSIASRQHIDAIFAAHGIDRELRLETQLSLPMCAFVEQGLGVALVDAISAVEYRGQGIVFRAFEPAIEMDFSMLLPVQGPVSKLQASFLEHMQRFIEAQVPAAYRF encoded by the coding sequence ATGAATCTCCGTCAGTTGGAAGCCTTTCGCGCCGTGATCCTGGGCCAGACCGTGACGCGGGCTGCCGAAATGCTGCACATCTCGCAGCCGGCGGCGACCCGACTGATCGCCAGCCTGGAAGAGGACATCGGCTTCAGCCTGTTCGACCGGGTCAAGGGGCGGCTGCAACCCACCGCCGAGGCCATGACCCTGTACCAGGAAGTGCAGCGTTCGTTGTTGGGGGTGGAACGCATTGCGCGTACGGCCCAGGACATCCGCACGCTCAAGCGCGGTTCACTGCACATTGCCTGCGCACCGGCCATGGGGTTGTCATTCGTGCCCCGGGCGATTGCTGCGTTCATGGCCGAACACGATCAAGTGCAGATATCGCTGGTGGTGCATTCATCCCGGGAAGTCGTGGACCTGGTGGTGGGCCAGCGCTGCGACCTGGGCCTGATCGTGCTGCCCAACACGTACCCCAGCCCTCGTGCCGAAAAATTGCTGGCCACGCGCATGCTCTGCGCCCTGCCCGCCGGCCATCGCTTGCAGGACCAGGCGACGATCCGCCCGGAAGACTTGCAGGGCGAACCGTTCATTTCCTACCCGCAGTCGATTGCCTCACGCCAGCACATCGATGCGATCTTCGCCGCCCATGGCATAGACCGCGAACTGCGCCTGGAAACCCAGCTCTCGCTGCCCATGTGCGCGTTCGTCGAACAGGGCCTCGGCGTGGCGTTGGTGGATGCCATCAGCGCCGTCGAGTACCGCGGCCAGGGCATCGTCTTCCGTGCCTTCGAACCGGCGATAGAAATGGACTTCAGCATGCTCCTGCCCGTTCAGGGGCCGGTTTCCAAGCTGCAAGCCAGTTTTCTGGAGCACATGCAGCGGTTCATCGAAGCGCAGGTGCCAGCGGCCTATCGGTTCTGA
- a CDS encoding NAD(P)/FAD-dependent oxidoreductase, with product MSKTDVIVVGGGLVGMSIAYGLALLGRQVSVLDEGDDAIRAARGNFGLLWVQGKGYRMSPYARWTRESVALWPRFAAALQADTGIDVHLRQQGGFQLCLSDAEMAEESHRLAWLRDAFAGDYPFELLDAAQLRARLPGVGPDVVGGCFSPMDGHVNPLKLLRSLYAACQVRGVKLINGHHVEAIDAGTTGFELRAGEQRWAARQVVLAAGLGNRALGARVGLDVPVQPNRGQILVTERLEPFLQYPTTYVRQTDEGTLQLGDSHESTGFDDGTGSQVMAAIARRAVQCFPRLGQVRVVRAWGALRVMSADGFPIYEMPQGCPGLSIISCHSGVTLAAAHALRLVPWIAGEFDEPAVKPFGLQRFNLQAEVRHVG from the coding sequence ATGTCAAAAACTGATGTCATTGTCGTAGGGGGTGGCCTGGTGGGTATGTCCATCGCCTATGGACTGGCCTTGCTCGGGCGCCAGGTGAGCGTGCTCGACGAGGGCGATGACGCTATTCGCGCCGCCCGGGGCAACTTTGGTTTGCTCTGGGTGCAGGGCAAGGGCTACCGCATGAGCCCGTATGCCCGGTGGACGCGGGAATCGGTGGCGCTCTGGCCTCGATTCGCCGCGGCGTTGCAAGCCGATACCGGCATCGATGTCCATCTACGCCAACAGGGTGGCTTCCAGTTGTGCCTGAGCGACGCGGAAATGGCCGAGGAAAGTCATCGGCTGGCTTGGTTGCGTGACGCCTTTGCTGGCGACTACCCCTTTGAACTGCTGGACGCCGCGCAACTGCGCGCCCGCTTGCCCGGCGTTGGGCCTGATGTCGTGGGCGGCTGTTTCTCGCCCATGGACGGCCACGTCAACCCGCTCAAGCTGCTGCGCTCGCTCTATGCCGCCTGCCAGGTTCGCGGGGTCAAGCTCATCAACGGCCATCACGTCGAGGCTATCGACGCGGGCACCACGGGCTTCGAACTGCGGGCAGGAGAGCAGCGCTGGGCTGCCCGCCAGGTGGTGCTGGCCGCTGGCCTCGGTAATCGGGCGTTGGGGGCCAGGGTAGGGTTGGACGTGCCGGTGCAGCCGAACCGTGGGCAGATTCTGGTCACCGAGCGGCTTGAGCCTTTTCTGCAGTACCCCACTACCTATGTCCGCCAGACCGACGAGGGCACGCTGCAACTGGGTGATTCCCACGAGTCAACGGGCTTCGATGACGGCACCGGCAGCCAGGTCATGGCGGCTATTGCCCGGCGCGCGGTGCAGTGTTTTCCGCGGCTGGGCCAGGTACGAGTGGTGCGGGCCTGGGGGGCGCTGCGGGTGATGAGTGCCGATGGCTTTCCGATATACGAAATGCCCCAAGGCTGCCCGGGGCTGTCGATTATCAGTTGCCACAGCGGCGTGACGCTGGCTGCCGCCCATGCCTTGCGCTTGGTGCCCTGGATCGCCGGGGAATTCGATGAGCCGGCGGTGAAGCCATTCGGGTTGCAGCGTTTCAACCTGCAAGCAGAGGTGCGTCATGTCGGCTGA